The genomic stretch GGGCAGAACATACACTCCTGGGGTTTGTGCTGggctcttggaggaagggtggatttATCTCACTTCTCTTGGCCCTGAACAGCCTGCATTTCGCTTGAGGATCAGTGTGCGGCTCTGCCACGAGCCCAACTCTCTGGCCAGGTCCTCAAGGCCTGTGTGCTGTGGCTCAGAACAATGTGCTAGAGTGCGCCCCTGCCTTTTGAGCTTGGGGACAGGGCTGAGAGCAGACCTCTTTCAGCCTGAGCAAACAACTGACCACTTGGCAAAGCTAGAGAAAGGCAGAAACTGAACCTCAGGCCCAGCTGTGAGCTTTGaaagactgagagcaaagtggGAGGACATAactagaaaatatttttctttgagCCTGATATGAAAGGATTTGAAATTCCCAATTAAAGTGGCTTTaggggtgcttctcttttatccAGCCAATTTTGGGTTGACTCAGTGAAACTGATGGCTCGGAGGCCAAGTTGGCATTTGTGGACTTTCGTTCGTTAAAGTGCATGTTTAATTAATGTATAGGATTTGCTGCTACAAGATGTAGCGATGACTCCGGCTTAGATGGTTTTAAGAGGGGATtgtcgcgcactggagaggacactctgttccagaaccaccattcagagtgcgataccatagtcttctgagaccgaaggatgccaacattgtcTGTCTGTGGCTGTGTGCATGCTGCACAGCTAAACGGAACCTCAGAATCAGACTATATCTGAGCCAGTTGCTCAGGAATCAAACACACCCAGAGCGTCTCAAGAAAATTTGCACATTCCCCTTAGTGAGTGTCCCATGTTGTGTAGAACCCACATCTCCAGGACTAATATATCAGCCCAGCAACCTTGCTCTTTGGTTTAGTTGTGGCTATGCTGCAAAGTAGAGGCACCCTGGTCTTTCTCTCCTTCCACTTTCCCTTCTTGCGGTTCTCTAGTGATCTTCACAGCATCTCTGGGCTGCAAAGCTGAGACAGCCAGGCACTGGGTACAGCCAGGCTGGTCTGTCGTGGTTCCACCCAGGGTTCACCAAACCCAGGAGTCTTCAGGGTTTTAACAGGACTAGATTAATGAGTGCCTTCATGCGCCGCTCAGAAGATTCCttagaggcatttggtgggtcactgttgcaaacaggatgctggattacgCGGGCCGTGAACATCATGTAGCAGGGCcttatttgaaataaagtcaACCCAAGTGCCATGTTGAACTGCTCATCTCTGCTGTGGATTTATGAACTAAGCTGGTCAAGTCATATCATTTGGTTGCAGTTTCCCacttgtgttaaaaataaaaataaccgtTCACATACTGCATCTATTTACAAAATGCATGAATTCATGTAAGCATGATATTTTCTTCTTTAATATCAAAGAATAAAGGTTGCAAAGCCTGTTAAAGGGGAGTGTGAGGTCAGTTCCTCAAGTTCTGTGTCACAAAATCTATGATAACCCTTTATGTCCCTTTAtgcgcagcaactgttaccctgcacatgcctgatcttgtctgatctcggaagctaagcagggttgggcctggttagtacttggatgggagaccacctgggaataccgggtgctgtaggcttataccatagtctttccatgcctgatctagtctgatctcggaagctaagcagggtcaggcctggttagtacttggatgggagaccgcctgggaataccgggtgctgtaggcttataccatagtctttcgagactgaaggttgccaaccatttatgttCCTCTCTTCAAAGGATATGGGACCCTCCCCCTAGGGGTTTGGTTGGGTGCTGTGCTCGTTCGTAGCCTGTTTTTCAGTACCAGGGTTCATGCGTATAGAAAGGCTGTACAGAAATGTGTACAGAAAGGCCAGGGCGGGAAAAACCAGTCCGAAgccctggggagccactgccaggcGCTGCTGAGCTTATCAGATCCATGGTGTGACTCTGTCCCTTCCAACCACCTTCAGTCTGTGCCAGTTCCCAGTGTGCTCCTATGCTTGGCCCTGTCTCATTCTGGTCCTCTTGTGCCTTCCAGAGAGGGGTAACCTGGCTGGGGTCCAGCACATTGTTTTGGTGCTTTCGGGGAAAGGAGGCGTGGGGAAGAGCACCATCTCAACCGAGCTAGCATTGGCGTTGCGGCAGGCCGGCAAAAAGGTAGGCGCCATTGTGTGTGGAGTGGGGGTGTGGTGAAAAATATAAGCGAGACCTGGGTTCCCTGTGCTGCTTGAGCCAGGACGCTTACTGAGTAATCTTGAGCCAGTTGCCCTCTCCGACCCTTGACCTCCCTCCTGAGGTGGTTGCAAGATTGAAAGGGCAGACCCACCCATGCTACCTCCAGGAGAAAGACATTATAGTTGTCATAATTGTCTCCCCCTTCTTTTCGTGCCCCCATTTGTAATTTGGGACTTTTTCTTGTCTTAAATATTTGAGCCCTGGGCTGTTTGGTAGTCTCAGTAGAAGGGGCCACAGTCACCTTTATGGATTGGTGTTTCTCCTCATCCTTAGGGTATGTCAACCACACATATCACATACTCTGTCAGTGGTGGTGTTGCAAggtggtgcagaccacaccaggtgatgcactctgggtggggggtgacaccactaatagccaaaattgtgaagtcttggtgtttttgaataataccatcctattatatatcatttgatgtggaatttcatatAGAATTGAGCGATCTATATTCTGTCAAAAATTGTGGAcagataaccagaaaaggaaaaacacaactgcaaacACAACAAATGTAACACAAAGTGGCTTTTCcgaactcagaactgaccaatgagactgatggttctgagagccaatgaagtgttctTATGacgcagcagggaaccaatgaggtgttagtataagtcagccCTGATTgccatgtatcagaactaatactagaactcttattcagttgtgtgagtgccagatgcaagggagggcaccaggatgcatgtctcttgttatctggtgtgctccctggggcatttggtgggccgctgtgagatacaggaagctggactagatgggcctatggcctgatccagtggggctgttcttatgttcttaactacaattcccaggaagccttgcaggtctcttgttatctggtgtgctccctggggcatttggtgggccgctgtgagatacaggaagctggactagatgggcctatggcccgatccagcggggctgttcttatgttcttaactacaattcccaggaagccttacaggtctcttgttatctggtgtgctccctggggcatttggtgggccactgtgagatacaggaagctggactagatgggcctgtggcctgatccagtggggctgttcttatgttcttaactacaattcccaggaagccttacaggtctcttgttatctggtgtgctccctggggcatttggtgggccactgtgagatacaggaagctggactagatgggcttatggcctgatccagtggggctgttcttatgttcttatgttcatcaggttggccactggttttttgttgggtactgatttattgggtgacctgtactgttgtatatgaaaataaagtgaatgggggtgacatcaaccctagtgatgccactgcatttaagttgtgtgtatgatattgtaatttattacgTATGGTCTtgtatgggaggagatccatcttgggggtgatgcaatgaggtCTCGCACCGAGTGATGCAAAAGCGAGTGACGCCTCTGGCTGTCATGTGTGTCTGGtactcttcactgctgccgcctTCTGCAGCAGTTATGGGGCTAATCAGAcagcaagatctctctctctctctctctcctctgccagACCCAGTGCACTGCATGCAGCCCCTACTGGCCTCCTCCTCCTACTTCAGAACCAATTCTACTGAAACTGAAATCAATAGGCTTGGACATGCCTCAGCCCCCCTGAGAATTTCTTCCCCAGATTAAGAAATGCCCTCTTTCTCAGGGACTAGTCAAGTGCCTTTGTTGAGGCTCAGTGTACAAGAGGTCCCAAATTTAATCTCTAGCTGTGGCCCAAGCAGGGAAAGATGCACAGTTATAGCCGGCTGAAGGGAGTTAGGGCCAGCAGCCATATTGGGGTAACAGTGCAACCCAGTTGAGTGTGGTTCTGGAATGCCTTCTCCAGCAGGAACTTGGGGCTGGAACTGGGGTGAAGCAGTAGCTTTGAGTTGCAGATGAGCACAGGCTTGCCTTGCCCATCCTCCCCATATCTCTTCTTCCTTGTTTTATTGCTCTGTGTTTTGAAATAGAGCTGAGCTGGAAGCTGGGAGAAGCACCAACCTGCTTCCAAAAGAGGATGTccaaaaaggaagtggggggggggcttgcttcttCTGGTGTCCTAGCTCCACTCTCCTGCTCAGTTTCAAAACACGGAGCGGttgagcaaggaggaggaagaagggaagaCAGGCAGGAAGAAACCTTTTCTTCACCTGTCAGCCAAGCAGAGAGGGTGGAAGTGGCCCAGGGTGCCAGGCGTGAGTCATCGTAGCTGGGAGAACGACATCCGTCTAATAGCAGCCTGTCTTGCCACTTCCGAGCCGCATGTGTTGCACTGGTGCGTGTCACGACTAATTACTGCCCTGGTCCCAGATGAGTCGGTGCCGCTTTTCTCATTTGGTGAGTGGATGGAGCCTGAGCGTGTTTTGGGAGGAGAGGCGGCACGTGGGGAAGTGAAAGCCAGCTGCAGCACCCCAGACCCATTGGCCTTTCCTGCTGGCAAAAAGATTCCACCAGAGGGAAAGGCAGAGCATGGCGGGTGCCTGAGTTTAAAGCTTTTCTTGTGTCCTTTTGTGCTTTGCTAAGAGGAGTCAGGCTGCACCACCTGAGTTTTGTGACCTTTTGGCCCCCTCTGTGTTTTAATTTTGCtctatgtggtgtgtgtgtggggggtgaggAATGATAGTGGCTATTGATTTCACTGCTTTTCCATCTGCTGTTGTGGAATTAAGGTGGTGTTCATGGGGGTTCCCAAGCGTTCTCCCATCTGGACTTTGGCCAGACTTATAGCAGCTCAGCTTTGACCGGGGTCCCTCTGCTGCCCCTCCCTGAGTTACGTCCAGAGCCAAGGTGCTGTGCTGGCCtagcaaaatgattttttttttttctgaaatgacCTCCCATTTCTGTTCAAATGCAGGTCGGGATCTTGGACGTGGACCTCTGTGGCCCCAGCATCCCTCACATGTTCAAAGTGAGGGGCCATGACGTTCACCAGTGCGACAGTGGCTGGGTGCCGGTTTTCGTCGACCAAGACAAAAGCATCTCCCTCATGTCCATCGGCTTCCTCCTGGAGAAGCCGGATGACGCTGTGATATGGAGAGGACCGAAGAAAAACGGTACGTGCATGTTTAGACACTTAAACACCGACTTTCCGCTAACTCACACCCATACACCCTAAAGTGGTGGTCAAGAAATAAACCAGAAATAAAGCCATCCAAACAAAGCATCATCCAGCAGAAGAATCACAATAAAAGGAGGAAGACCATAAAGCAACTGGCAGCTAAAGGTCAAAAGCATGCAAAAAAAGTCCTTGCTATCCGTCAGAAAGATAAAGAAGCTGGGCTCAGACATCTCTCCCTTGGCGGGAGAGTTCTAGAGCCTGGATGCAACTGTAGTGTCTGATATGGGTGGGCCTTGGAGATGGGCCTCCCTGCTAGCCTTGGCAAACGGACAAGTTTGTCTGGCTGAAGGCTGGCCTTTAAGGATTCTGGACCTGAGCCTTTGAGGACTCTAGAGGCATGGAATGTTTTGGCCTTTACTAAACGAAACCGGGAGACCAAAGTTGTGAAGGTGCTGCTGCGTAGCAGTGGGGGACCAGTCATGATGGCAGTTGAGGGAGTAGGGCGTAGAGTCGGAAGCAGGAGATTCACAGGAAGTGCATCCAAGGCTGGGATTATTGGAAATCCTACCCATCCCTTCCCACTTCTCCCCTGGATCTGTGTCTTCCCTCCTCTGGTATGTAGTTGTAACTCTCAAGGCCAGAACTCAACACTTTCAGATGAAAAACTCTGTGAGTTGGTGGAGGTGCACAAAGCACGATGGCCAGGTTTGTTCTTTTGGGAGCCtgttgcagtttttaaaaaaaccctgtatTTTTCCTTCCTTGGGATTATCCCAGTTCTCGGCTGGAATCGGCGCTGCCTCCTGTTTCGTTTTTGTCCTTCTGCTCCCTTCCCAAAGCTGCAAGGCCACTTGCAGGGGCAAATTTCTGCTTAGGGGCAAGATTTTCAGCAGCAAAGGGGTGCAAGGGTACCATTTGTCTCGTTCCAGACTGAACATGCCTTCCAGCCCACCAACCCACTGCTGTTCTAATGCCTTGTTTAGtctgttgcttcatttcagcaGCTGAACTGTATCCAGGGCCTTCAGTTTACACTGTTTGAGTTCCCTGTGTGTATTTTCCCTGAAGCCCCTTCTGCATGTAGGTTTTTGTTTGGGTGTCAGCAATAGCCTGGGGTTATTTCCATACATAAAAATGCCAAACCTGTTCTCCGGACATCTTTTCAGCATCGTGTGGGAAAAATCTTCACCCTTGAAGGAAGAGAAGGGCTGTTGTTTTTAAGTAGTGAGGTTCCTGTATAGGACCCAAAATATCATAACTGAATGGAGTCATGGAGTGGGCACTTGATAATCTCAAGGAAATAGTCTGAACCCATAATCACCTGACCTTGTGTCCCATACCTTCCCCCTCATCCCGCAACTGAGCACAAGTTGGCATTTATATGATCTCTGCTTGCTTGGCAAAGAGGTCCCTTTTAAGTCGTGGTTCTCTTGTTATATATTGGTGGTGATTCATTCCAGAATAGGATCCCACCCTGCGGCGAtttgctgctgcctccattctgcctttttttttttttaagattgtgttCTCTTGGAGCAGAGAACCATCTCCTCATTCCTTTTACTTTGTAAATGGTTTTGAGAATTGTTGTTAAGTGATATATAAACGTTATCAGCTCTGGAACTTCTTGGGCCTGGTTTGAAGCTTTAGCACAGCTCTGGCAGCGGCTACGGAAGCAACCAGCCCACAAAGAGCTGGAGTCATGTGTGGCTTAGAAGCAGAGGGAAGACCTGCCACTTTTATCCTTAGGTTCCTGGAAGTGATTCTTGTTGATTAAAGCATACTTATAGATTGCTTCTTGCTTTGCTGCCTGGGGCAGATCTCCTAAAGCTGCCCACTGCCCATTTTAAGCCATGTCCGGTGGCTACAAGGAGCACTCTCTGTGAAAATGCAGCCCAGTGCATGTAGTGACATGTCCCTTCCTGacactctcctcctcctgctttgcaTGGACTGTGCTTCTCGTGGACAGTTGCTGTGCAGTGAAGCAGGAGATCAACACAGGGTCTACGGCTTCTGAAACTAATTGGGAACGGGATGCGATCTCTGCAGATAGACATTCTTAATGGCTGCATCCCTGTCCTGAACAATATGCTCTCTGTTCTTTGCTTCTGACAGCGTTGATCAAGCAATTTGTCTCCGACGTAGCCTGGGGAGAATTGGACTTCTTGATTGTGGACACCCCTCCTGGAACATCTGATGAGCACATCTCTGCAGTGGAAGCCCTTCGGCCCTACAAGCCACTGGGGGCAATTCTGGTCACGACTCCTCAGGTATGGGCTGctggctgttttattttatttttattttaagttttaTCTCTGTGTTGCCTTTCCTCATCAAGAGCACCGAGCAATGCTTGTGTCGCCACTTGGTCTGAAGCAGCATCAACATACCAAACTAACATACCAAACATAACCAAAACGGCCAGGCTGTTATCAACACAAGTGTCAGAAGCAGCCGCTATTCCGACTCCTGCTTTAGTGGTTCACAGCTGGTCCAGGCCCACTTCAGACCCCAGCCTGTaacccagtgttattcaaactgtgtggcgcggctctttagggaggtgccaggaactgaaaggagAGGTGCGGGATGTcttctcgcagcaatacagtcacatccctgggcagaatacgagcctgtcttctgGCCTCTATCAGCTCTCCCCCTCcgtcagctgcgagagtggctgctgccaccccgccctcttctccctccactccaaggctgctgccttctgtgttcgctgcttGTTGTTTGCGAagctctccttgatccttgtctggttggttcctggTTCcaagcctgggatcgcttctcatcaaagtgaaatctctcttttcagccccttccctcttccactcccccttttcaATCTCcaaaaccttcccgctttcctccccctccccttaaagttgtttccatgcagttggcaaagggggaggggagagacaagcacacactttacttggccaggagcagaaaaagggtactgttttaaaagtgatttattaatcttgttgtttgactgaagaggagagactgtatttttaaagtgatgaatcttgctatttgaagggaatacttagcagccattgatgaagtgattgccagcccaatcctatccacactttcctgggagtaagccccattgactctaatgggacttacttctgagtagacacgcataggcttgagctgtgcatcttctagtataggagacaaatcagcttcctaaccaaacccttatcagctctgatatattttcatggtctatttttgttttccccaccagctgctagaataatttaatttcattaaattaataaagggttcaatcctatccaaggagaatgggagaaatgactagttggattggggtccacaggggtgtgtgtgtgtaatgttggtcagactggttgttcacaaagttcatttgataaaacaattctattggtatgcttacaaaattaaaaaaatgagtcctcctggaccagacaaaatctacctactccagcatcctgtctctaacagtgatcagcagctgatcatttataaagcatgtatattgctgtgtattgataa from Tiliqua scincoides isolate rTilSci1 chromosome 13, rTilSci1.hap2, whole genome shotgun sequence encodes the following:
- the NUBP2 gene encoding cytosolic Fe-S cluster assembly factor NUBP2 isoform X1, whose amino-acid sequence is MEQEEAVAAERGNLAGVQHIVLVLSGKGGVGKSTISTELALALRQAGKKVGILDVDLCGPSIPHMFKVRGHDVHQCDSGWVPVFVDQDKSISLMSIGFLLEKPDDAVIWRGPKKNALIKQFVSDVAWGELDFLIVDTPPGTSDEHISAVEALRPYKPLGAILVTTPQAVSVGDVRRELTFCKKTGLPVLGIVENMSGFVCPHCSECTNIFSKGGGQELAKHAGVPFLGCVPLDPQLSQSLEDGRDFIQEFSKSLAFPALASIAQHILAGVPTGSS